In one window of Nocardioides panacisoli DNA:
- a CDS encoding sigma-70 family RNA polymerase sigma factor gives MDERGGGSGEPARSVAGLGDEDQVHEAYLRYGAEVYRFVLRGLGDPGAAQDVTQETFLKAWRHAHRYDPQLATLRVWLFGIARNTMIDHARAAGVRPWQQHLVDPTTAQAIGGAAADSTDRLLEAWLVEEALRRIADHHREAIVQTHLRERPYAEVAAELGIPVGTLRSRVFYGLRALREAMDEMGVSP, from the coding sequence GTGGACGAGCGAGGTGGGGGCTCGGGCGAGCCTGCGCGATCCGTCGCCGGACTGGGCGACGAGGACCAGGTGCACGAGGCCTACCTGCGCTACGGCGCGGAGGTCTACCGCTTCGTGCTGCGCGGCCTCGGGGACCCCGGTGCCGCCCAGGACGTGACGCAGGAGACCTTCCTCAAGGCCTGGCGCCACGCGCACCGCTACGATCCGCAGTTGGCGACGCTGCGGGTGTGGCTGTTCGGGATCGCCCGCAACACCATGATCGACCACGCGCGGGCGGCGGGGGTCCGCCCGTGGCAGCAGCACCTGGTCGATCCGACCACGGCGCAGGCGATCGGCGGCGCCGCGGCCGACTCGACCGACCGGCTGCTCGAGGCGTGGCTGGTCGAGGAGGCACTGCGCCGGATCGCCGACCACCACCGGGAGGCGATCGTGCAGACGCACCTGCGGGAGCGGCCCTACGCCGAGGTGGCCGCCGAGCTGGGCATCCCCGTGGGCACGCTGCGCAGCCGGGTCTTCTACGGCCTGCGCGCCCTGCGGGAGGCGATGGACGAGATGGGAGTGAGCCCGTGA
- a CDS encoding zf-HC2 domain-containing protein, whose translation MNEERTHQQVREMLGSYALGHLDGSEVDRVRAHLDGCAACREDLAHIAPLAPLLDQVDPDAFAAPPVPPAVLGDLIRSEVAAERESIEAARHVARVEDELRARRGRRRTGLLVAAALVVAVGVGGVGGGVVGRVTAPEPAAAPLEPIALKRAADGADVEVARADLVDHTWGVELRLVADGFEDGKVFRAAFRTSSGELVPAGEFIGTGPDQLVCNLQSAALREDVVAVVVRDADGAAVLRTSL comes from the coding sequence GTGAACGAGGAGCGGACGCACCAGCAGGTGCGGGAGATGTTGGGCTCGTACGCGTTGGGACACCTCGACGGGAGCGAGGTCGACCGAGTGCGCGCCCACCTGGACGGCTGCGCGGCCTGCCGGGAGGACCTCGCGCACATCGCACCGCTGGCCCCACTGCTGGACCAGGTCGACCCGGACGCCTTCGCGGCGCCGCCGGTCCCTCCGGCGGTCCTCGGTGACCTGATCCGGTCCGAGGTGGCCGCCGAGCGGGAGAGCATCGAGGCGGCCCGGCACGTGGCCCGGGTCGAGGACGAGCTGCGCGCCCGCCGCGGCCGCCGGCGGACGGGCCTGCTGGTGGCGGCCGCGCTGGTCGTGGCCGTCGGGGTCGGCGGTGTCGGCGGCGGGGTGGTCGGTCGGGTGACCGCGCCCGAGCCGGCGGCCGCGCCGTTGGAGCCGATCGCGCTCAAGCGCGCCGCGGACGGTGCCGACGTGGAGGTCGCCCGTGCCGACCTGGTCGACCACACCTGGGGCGTGGAGCTGCGGCTGGTCGCCGACGGCTTCGAGGACGGGAAGGTCTTCCGGGCAGCCTTCCGGACCTCCTCGGGCGAGCTGGTCCCGGCAGGGGAGTTCATCGGCACCGGCCCCGACCAGCTGGTCTGCAACCTGCAGTCGGCCGCCCTGCGCGAGGACGTGGTCGCCGTGGTCGTGCGCGACGCCGACGGGGCCGCGGTGCTGCGCACCTCGCTGTGA
- a CDS encoding MFS transporter, with amino-acid sequence MAHTLATTPLGAAPLGPRRRWAALAVLMLPVLLVSVDNTVLAFAVPTLTTALQPSGDELLWLIDSYPLVLAGLLVTMGTLGDRVGCRRLLLVGATGFAIVSVAAAFAPDARSLIAARALLGVFGAMLMPATLALLRSIFTDPDQRRTAVAIWASGFSAGAVLGPIVGGWLLQHFWWGSIFLLAVPVLVPLLVLGPLLLPEARDPSPGPLDPTSVLLAIGTMLPLVFAIKTAAGHGSVALAAVATAVGLANGVTFVRRQQRRPAPMLDVGLFRNPVFSGALTLNLLSVLAMVGFVYFLSQHLQLVAGMSPVRAAAQMVPGLLMTILAGLAAVALARRLGTRTVVTLGLALSGACYALVAVGGHTGSVPLLVTAFVLLGAGVGMSETLSGDLALGAVPPHKAGGAAALSETAYEVGAVLGTAVMGSLLNAAYTRGLDLPAGLTAAEAEQAGETLGGAHGVAAEAAADRPEVAADLLDAAAHAFDAGVTLTAALAVVLIAVATRVIRRALRDA; translated from the coding sequence ATGGCGCACACCCTCGCCACGACCCCGCTCGGCGCCGCACCACTCGGCCCCCGCCGACGCTGGGCGGCGCTCGCCGTGCTGATGCTGCCGGTGCTGCTGGTCTCGGTGGACAACACCGTGCTCGCCTTCGCCGTGCCGACGCTGACCACGGCCCTGCAGCCCTCGGGTGACGAGCTGCTGTGGCTGATCGACAGCTACCCGCTGGTGCTCGCCGGCCTGCTGGTGACGATGGGGACCCTCGGCGACCGGGTCGGCTGCCGCCGGTTGCTGCTGGTGGGTGCCACCGGGTTCGCGATCGTCTCCGTCGCCGCGGCGTTCGCCCCGGACGCGCGGTCACTGATCGCGGCGCGGGCGCTGCTGGGCGTCTTCGGCGCGATGCTGATGCCCGCGACCCTCGCGCTGCTGCGCAGCATCTTCACCGACCCCGACCAGCGCCGCACCGCCGTCGCGATCTGGGCGTCCGGCTTCTCCGCCGGCGCCGTGCTGGGACCGATCGTGGGCGGCTGGCTGCTCCAGCACTTCTGGTGGGGGTCGATCTTCCTGCTGGCCGTGCCGGTCCTCGTGCCGCTGCTGGTCCTGGGGCCGCTGCTGCTGCCGGAGGCGCGCGACCCCTCCCCCGGCCCCTTGGACCCGACCAGCGTGCTGCTGGCGATCGGCACGATGCTGCCGCTGGTGTTCGCGATCAAGACCGCCGCGGGCCACGGGTCGGTCGCCCTCGCCGCCGTCGCGACGGCGGTCGGCCTCGCGAACGGTGTCACCTTCGTACGCCGCCAGCAGCGCCGGCCCGCTCCGATGCTCGACGTCGGCCTGTTCCGCAACCCGGTCTTCAGCGGTGCCCTGACCCTGAACCTGCTCAGCGTGCTGGCGATGGTCGGCTTCGTCTACTTCCTCTCCCAGCACCTCCAGCTCGTGGCCGGGATGTCGCCGGTGCGGGCCGCCGCCCAGATGGTGCCGGGACTGCTGATGACGATCCTCGCCGGCCTTGCGGCGGTCGCCCTGGCACGGCGACTCGGCACCCGGACGGTGGTGACGCTCGGCCTCGCCCTGAGCGGGGCGTGCTACGCACTGGTCGCCGTCGGCGGCCACACCGGGTCGGTGCCCCTCCTCGTCACCGCCTTCGTGCTGCTCGGGGCCGGCGTGGGCATGAGCGAGACCCTGTCGGGCGACCTGGCCCTCGGGGCGGTGCCACCCCACAAGGCCGGCGGTGCCGCGGCGCTGTCGGAGACGGCGTACGAGGTCGGCGCCGTGCTGGGCACGGCGGTGATGGGCAGCCTGCTCAACGCCGCCTACACCCGCGGCCTCGACCTGCCGGCCGGCCTCACGGCCGCGGAGGCCGAGCAGGCCGGGGAGACCCTCGGCGGGGCGCACGGCGTCGCGGCCGAGGCCGCCGCCGACCGGCCCGAGGTCGCCGCGGACCTGCTCGATGCCGCGGCCCACGCCTTCGACGCCGGCGTGACCCTCACCGCCGCCCTCGCGGTGGTCCTGATCGCCGTCGCGACCCGGGTCATCCGTCGCGCCCTGCGGGACGCCTGA
- the groL gene encoding chaperonin GroEL (60 kDa chaperone family; promotes refolding of misfolded polypeptides especially under stressful conditions; forms two stacked rings of heptamers to form a barrel-shaped 14mer; ends can be capped by GroES; misfolded proteins enter the barrel where they are refolded when GroES binds), translating to MPKLIAFDEEARRSLESGMNTLADAVKVTLGPKGRNVVLEKKWGAPTITNDGVSIAKEIELEDAYEKIGAELVKEVAKKTDDVAGDGTTTATVLAQAMVREGLRNVAAGANPMGLKRGIETAVEAVSENLLNMAKEIETKEQIASTASISAADETVGEIIAEAMDKVGKEGVITVEESNTFGLDLELTEGMRFDKGYISAYFVTDPERMETVLEDPYILIANSKISSVKEMLPLLEKVMQSGKPLVIIAEDVEGEALSTLVVNKIKGTFKSVALKAPGFGDRRKAMLQDIAILTGGQVISEEVGLKLDSAGIEMLGQARKVVVTKDETTIVEGAGDQGQIEGRVNQIRAEIEASDSDYDREKLQERLAKLAGGVAVIKVGAATEVELKERKHRIEDAVRNAKAAVEEGIVAGGGVALLQASVGAFDKLDLTGDEATGAAIVKLATEAPLKQIAINAGLEGGVVAEKVRNLEPGHGLNAATGDYVDMVAEGIIDPAKVTRSALQNAASIAALFLTTEAVVADKPEPAGAGAGDMGGMGDMGGMGMM from the coding sequence ATGCCGAAGCTGATTGCATTCGACGAGGAGGCCCGGCGCAGCCTCGAGAGCGGGATGAACACGCTCGCCGACGCTGTGAAGGTCACCCTCGGCCCCAAGGGCCGCAACGTCGTCCTCGAGAAGAAGTGGGGCGCCCCCACGATCACCAACGACGGCGTCTCCATCGCCAAGGAGATCGAGCTCGAGGACGCCTACGAGAAGATCGGCGCCGAGCTGGTCAAGGAGGTCGCCAAGAAGACCGACGACGTCGCCGGCGACGGTACGACGACCGCCACCGTGCTGGCCCAGGCCATGGTCCGCGAGGGCCTGCGCAACGTCGCGGCCGGCGCCAACCCGATGGGCCTCAAGCGCGGCATCGAGACTGCCGTCGAGGCCGTGTCGGAGAACCTCCTCAACATGGCCAAGGAGATCGAGACCAAGGAGCAGATCGCCTCCACCGCCTCCATCTCCGCCGCCGACGAGACCGTCGGCGAGATCATCGCCGAGGCCATGGACAAGGTCGGCAAGGAAGGCGTCATCACCGTCGAGGAGTCCAACACCTTCGGGCTGGACCTCGAGCTCACCGAGGGCATGCGGTTCGACAAGGGCTACATCTCGGCCTACTTCGTGACCGACCCCGAGCGCATGGAGACCGTGCTGGAGGACCCCTACATCCTCATCGCGAACTCCAAGATCTCCTCGGTCAAGGAGATGCTGCCGCTGCTGGAGAAGGTCATGCAGTCGGGCAAGCCGCTGGTCATCATCGCCGAGGACGTCGAGGGCGAGGCCCTCTCCACCCTCGTGGTGAACAAGATCAAGGGCACGTTCAAGTCCGTCGCCCTCAAGGCGCCCGGCTTCGGCGACCGCCGCAAGGCCATGCTGCAGGACATCGCGATCCTGACCGGTGGCCAGGTCATCTCCGAGGAGGTCGGCCTCAAGCTCGACAGCGCCGGCATCGAGATGCTCGGCCAGGCGCGCAAGGTCGTCGTCACCAAGGACGAGACCACCATCGTCGAGGGCGCCGGTGACCAGGGCCAGATCGAGGGCCGGGTCAACCAGATCCGCGCCGAGATCGAGGCCTCCGACTCCGACTACGACCGGGAGAAGCTGCAGGAGCGGCTCGCCAAGCTCGCCGGCGGCGTGGCCGTCATCAAGGTCGGCGCGGCCACCGAGGTCGAGCTCAAGGAGCGCAAGCACCGCATCGAGGACGCCGTGCGCAACGCGAAGGCGGCCGTCGAGGAGGGCATCGTCGCCGGCGGCGGCGTGGCCCTGCTGCAGGCCTCGGTCGGCGCGTTCGACAAGCTGGACCTGACCGGCGACGAGGCCACCGGTGCCGCGATCGTCAAGCTCGCCACCGAGGCGCCGCTGAAGCAGATCGCCATCAACGCCGGCCTCGAGGGCGGCGTCGTGGCGGAGAAGGTCCGCAACCTCGAGCCGGGCCACGGCCTCAACGCGGCGACCGGTGACTACGTCGACATGGTCGCCGAGGGCATCATCGACCCGGCCAAGGTGACGCGTTCGGCGCTGCAGAACGCCGCGTCGATCGCCGCGCTGTTCCTCACCACCGAGGCCGTCGTCGCCGACAAGCCGGAGCCCGCGGGCGCCGGTGCCGGCGACATGGGCGGCATGGGTGACATGGGCGGCATGGGCATGATGTAA
- a CDS encoding nucleotidyltransferase family protein — MVHGLLLAAGAGRRMGRPKALVRAADDTPWLLRSVEVLHRGGCRSVTVVLGAGGEEAARLLAGAPSHTDRPVEVVHAADWSQGMGASLRCGLGALADTAAEVALVHLVDLPDVTAPVVARVREAATGPATLARAAYDGRPGHPVLLGRDHWPGIRAAAHEDRGARDYLAAHPPVAIECGDLATGEDVDRLP, encoded by the coding sequence GTGGTGCACGGACTGCTGCTCGCCGCCGGGGCCGGCCGGCGGATGGGACGACCCAAGGCGTTGGTCCGTGCCGCGGACGACACTCCGTGGCTGCTGCGCTCGGTCGAGGTCCTGCACCGGGGTGGCTGCCGCAGCGTCACCGTCGTGCTGGGGGCCGGCGGCGAGGAGGCTGCTCGACTCCTGGCCGGCGCACCGTCGCACACCGACCGGCCGGTCGAGGTCGTCCACGCCGCCGACTGGTCCCAGGGCATGGGCGCATCGCTGCGGTGCGGTCTCGGTGCGCTCGCCGACACCGCGGCCGAGGTCGCCCTGGTCCACCTCGTCGACCTGCCCGACGTGACCGCACCCGTCGTGGCCCGAGTCCGCGAGGCCGCAACCGGTCCCGCGACCCTCGCCCGGGCGGCGTACGACGGCCGGCCCGGTCACCCGGTCCTGCTCGGCCGGGACCACTGGCCCGGCATCCGTGCGGCGGCGCACGAGGACCGCGGTGCCCGGGACTACCTCGCCGCGCACCCGCCGGTCGCGATCGAGTGCGGCGACCTCGCCACCGGCGAGGACGTCGACCGGCTGCCGTAG
- a CDS encoding TetR/AcrR family transcriptional regulator encodes MTRPPHAREKVLDAYCRLLREDGERAATMEAIAAAAGVSKGGLLYHFPSKEALAEALIARFEEIAALGLAEMEHAEEGPARNFVRTSVHSGTEMDHYFAAVHRLAQAANEAAITALESAHAAWLDLIRAEVGDDHAAEAIMLIGEGLYYHSTMPGSWSRGTFAATVEPLLAQVDRLRSGA; translated from the coding sequence ATGACCCGGCCCCCGCACGCACGCGAGAAGGTGCTCGACGCCTACTGCCGCCTCCTGCGCGAGGACGGCGAGCGTGCCGCGACCATGGAGGCCATCGCTGCCGCGGCCGGGGTGTCCAAGGGCGGGTTGCTCTACCACTTCCCGTCCAAGGAGGCCCTCGCCGAGGCGCTGATCGCGCGGTTCGAGGAGATCGCCGCCCTCGGCCTGGCCGAGATGGAGCACGCCGAGGAGGGGCCGGCCCGCAACTTCGTCCGCACCTCGGTCCACTCCGGGACCGAGATGGACCACTACTTCGCCGCGGTCCACCGGCTCGCGCAGGCCGCCAACGAGGCGGCGATCACCGCGCTCGAGTCCGCGCACGCCGCCTGGCTGGACCTGATCCGCGCCGAGGTCGGCGACGACCACGCCGCCGAGGCGATCATGCTCATCGGGGAGGGGCTCTACTACCACTCCACGATGCCCGGGTCATGGTCGCGCGGGACCTTCGCGGCCACGGTCGAGCCGCTGCTGGCGCAGGTCGACCGGCTGCGTTCGGGCGCATGA
- a CDS encoding SGNH/GDSL hydrolase family protein produces MGVRRTALIALAAAVAGAGVTAGGARELLRRQAALARDRIGKPLGEEAIDADRLWKKSFGDPLDLVVVGDSIAAGLGAERRKDTLGARVARGLAKQVRRSVRLRTVAQVGAESSMLAAQLDRLPEDYRPDVAVVIVGGNDVTHRVPTPTSADHLEDAICRLRELGAEVVVGTCPDLGSLRPVPQPLRSLGSRMSRQLAAAQAEVAVRNGAHAVSLARVVGPFFITNPDEMFSLDRFHPSALGYKRTAKALLPSVLTALGEREEVPFGHLPPQTA; encoded by the coding sequence ATGGGAGTACGACGTACCGCGCTCATCGCGCTCGCGGCGGCCGTCGCCGGCGCCGGGGTGACCGCCGGTGGCGCGCGGGAGCTGCTGCGCCGCCAGGCCGCGCTCGCCCGGGACCGCATCGGCAAGCCACTCGGGGAGGAGGCCATCGACGCCGACCGGCTGTGGAAGAAGTCCTTCGGGGACCCGCTCGACCTGGTGGTGGTCGGGGACTCCATCGCCGCGGGACTGGGGGCCGAGCGCCGCAAGGACACCCTCGGTGCCCGCGTCGCCCGCGGCCTGGCCAAGCAGGTACGCCGCTCGGTGCGGCTGCGCACCGTGGCGCAGGTGGGGGCGGAGTCCTCGATGCTCGCTGCCCAGCTCGACCGGTTGCCGGAGGACTACCGGCCCGACGTCGCGGTGGTGATCGTGGGTGGCAACGACGTGACCCATCGGGTCCCGACCCCCACCTCGGCCGACCACCTGGAGGACGCGATCTGCCGCCTGCGGGAGCTGGGGGCCGAGGTCGTGGTCGGCACCTGTCCCGACCTCGGGAGCCTGCGGCCGGTGCCGCAGCCGCTGCGGAGCCTGGGGTCGCGGATGTCGCGCCAGCTGGCGGCCGCCCAGGCCGAGGTCGCGGTCCGCAACGGTGCGCACGCGGTGTCCCTGGCCCGGGTGGTGGGGCCGTTCTTCATCACCAACCCCGACGAGATGTTCAGCCTCGATCGGTTCCATCCCAGCGCGTTGGGCTACAAGCGGACGGCCAAGGCGTTGCTGCCCTCGGTGCTGACGGCGCTGGGGGAGCGGGAGGAGGTGCCGTTCGGGCACCTCCCCCCGCAGACGGCCTGA